AGTATATTAACTACCGGAACCACTAAACCATGGCAGGCCTGTTGTTTTGCCTGTAATGAAGAAAGTCATCTTAAATAAATCACATTAACTATGTAATTATTATTTTTCAAGGTTAGAAGGGAGCCTTACCGGTAGTATATTAACTACCGGAACCACTAAACTAAAGCCCGAGGGTAATTTAAGGTGTACTTTAATTACTGGATTGTTCAATCATTATAGTTCTACAGAATTCCAATAGGATAAACTACActttatatcaaatctaatacaAAGGTTGCAATTAAATTATATGGAGTTGAGAAGGAAACGGATGGAAGGTTAGTTGTGACCTTCCCCGCCATCACAGCAGAGCCTAAACGGGTACGTACTCCAACAGAAttactttatttttaaaaaaattttatttccaaCCGTTATGATTCCTAGATATCCCAAATACCATTAATAGCACCCGACACGGGACCGATTTCCACTCGAAActtcctcctctctcccttttcttcccGTTGGGCTCTCTCGCCTACAAAAACCCTCCGCTCCTCCAATTCTATCACAGTTCTCGGCATCAAAGCCTCCTCCATCCCGATTCCCGCCGCCTGTGAGAACAAGAAGAGAAAGATGAGCTACTACAACCAGCAGCAGCCCCCCGTCGGCGTCCCTCCTCCCCAAGGTATGGATTTCCTTTTCGATTTCGATCGAGATCTCTATGGTTTGGGGGATCTTGTTTGGTCTGATTGATTTCTATAGTCAGGGGTTTGATGGATGTTGTTAGGGTTTCTGATGGAGTTTTTGTTGTGATGATTAGGGTATCCGCCGGAGGGGTACGTGAAGGACGCCTACCCGCCGCCGGGGTATCCGCCACAGGGGTACCCACCGGCGGGTTATGCGCAGGGGTACCCACAACAGGGCTACCCTCCACCGTACGCTCAGCCGCCGCCCCAGCAGCAGCAGAGTAGTGGGCCTTCCTTCCTCGAAGGATGGTACGGGtctacctctctctctccccctccccctccccctccccctccccccttcCTCTTGTAGAGTCTGCTTTGTGACCCGATTATAGCCTGGAGATCTAAAGATCACCGGAATCGCCTGGCCGGCGCACGATGGGTGGAATATAGCCGCCTTATCGCCGGGATCCGTATG
This genomic window from Elaeis guineensis isolate ETL-2024a chromosome 13, EG11, whole genome shotgun sequence contains:
- the LOC105060665 gene encoding uncharacterized protein; amino-acid sequence: MSYYNQQQPPVGVPPPQGYPPEGYVKDAYPPPGYPPQGYPPAGYAQGYPQQGYPPPYAQPPPQQQQSSGPSFLEGCLAALCCCCVLEACF